Proteins from a single region of Ensifer adhaerens:
- a CDS encoding Hsp20 family protein: MSRITPFTSPLLLGFDTMEKTLERIAKGNDGYPPYNIERIRGDAAVDAPERLRITLAVAGFSEEDLEVTTEENQLVIRGRQVDNGDREYLHRGIAARQFQRTFVLADGMKVLGAELRNGLLSVDLVRPEPVRMVKKINISVPE, encoded by the coding sequence ATGAGCCGAATTACGCCCTTTACGAGCCCGCTCCTGCTGGGTTTCGATACGATGGAAAAGACCCTTGAGCGCATCGCCAAGGGCAATGACGGATACCCGCCCTACAATATCGAGCGCATCCGCGGGGATGCGGCCGTAGACGCACCCGAGCGGCTGAGGATCACGCTTGCCGTGGCCGGGTTTTCCGAAGAAGACCTCGAAGTCACCACCGAAGAAAATCAGCTCGTCATCCGCGGCCGCCAGGTCGACAACGGCGATCGCGAGTACCTGCACCGCGGTATCGCTGCACGCCAGTTCCAACGCACCTTCGTTCTGGCCGACGGCATGAAAGTTCTCGGCGCCGAGCTGCGCAACGGCTTGCTCTCCGTCGACCTCGTTCGTCCCGAACCGGTGCGTATGGTAAAGAAAATTAACATTTCAGTCCCAGAGTAG
- a CDS encoding nucleoside hydrolase, with amino-acid sequence MPAPRKIIIDTDPGQDDAAAIMLAFGSPEEIDLLGITTVAGNVPLALTARNARILCELCDRPKVRVFSGADKPIARPLVTAEHVHGKTGLDGPTLDEPTMKLEEQHAVDFIVETLRNEAEGTVTLCTLGPLTNIALALQKAPEIAPRVKDLVMMGGGFFEGGNITPAAEFNIYVDPEAADIVFRSGIPIVMMPLDVTHRVLTHKARVQKIRDIGSRPAIAMAEMLEFFERFDIEKYGTDGGPLHDPTVIAYLLRPELFTGRDCNVEIEAKSPLTAGMTVVDWWQVTGRPHNAKVMRFVDDQGFFDLLTERLARI; translated from the coding sequence GTGCCCGCGCCGAGAAAGATAATCATAGACACCGATCCCGGGCAGGACGATGCCGCCGCCATCATGCTCGCTTTCGGCAGTCCGGAAGAGATCGACCTGCTCGGCATCACCACGGTCGCCGGCAACGTGCCGCTGGCCTTGACGGCCCGCAACGCACGCATTCTCTGCGAGCTTTGCGACCGGCCGAAGGTCCGGGTGTTCTCCGGTGCCGACAAGCCGATCGCCCGTCCGCTGGTGACCGCCGAGCACGTGCACGGCAAGACGGGCCTCGACGGCCCGACGCTTGACGAGCCGACGATGAAACTCGAGGAGCAACATGCGGTCGACTTCATCGTCGAGACGCTGCGCAACGAGGCAGAGGGCACGGTGACGCTCTGCACGCTGGGACCGCTCACCAACATCGCGCTCGCGCTTCAGAAGGCGCCCGAGATTGCGCCGCGGGTGAAGGATCTGGTGATGATGGGCGGCGGCTTCTTTGAAGGCGGCAACATCACGCCGGCGGCCGAGTTCAATATCTATGTCGATCCGGAGGCCGCCGATATCGTTTTCCGATCGGGCATTCCGATCGTGATGATGCCGCTCGATGTCACCCATCGCGTGCTCACGCACAAGGCACGGGTGCAGAAGATCCGCGACATCGGCAGCCGCCCGGCGATCGCCATGGCCGAGATGCTCGAATTCTTCGAGCGCTTCGACATCGAGAAATACGGCACCGATGGCGGCCCGCTGCACGACCCGACGGTCATTGCCTATCTGCTGCGCCCTGAACTGTTTACGGGCCGGGATTGCAATGTCGAGATCGAAGCCAAGTCGCCACTGACGGCGGGCATGACCGTCGTCGACTGGTGGCAGGTCACCGGCCGCCCGCACAACGCCAAGGTCATGCGTTTCGTCGACGATCAGGGCTTTTTCGATCTGTTGACCGAGCGGCTGGCGCGCATCTGA
- a CDS encoding methyl-accepting chemotaxis protein, which translates to MFKFQAKSLATKLIAVTGGTIALVLLASNFVLISQTQDRVETLVLEQANGEARAIASDIAGDVGELASAARSMAGVIGRAHAEKSMERTGVINVLRANLEQNPFAFGSWFAEEPKAFDGRQEDVVNNKELGGNDLGIFTPYWSKTRNNEIQYSTFKADYPAEWYALAAKSGKGAITQPYTAEGTDVPTAMSSIAYPVMSGGKLIGVSGVDISLASLAEGLAKLKPFDTGRVYLLSQSGKWLVAPIPELLLKDYDGEGNDIVKNALASSKPGVISNLSYDGNEPFDRLVYPFALSGVNTSWVVLVDVPRSAINAPVKDQTYMMIVGGLVVLGAVLLGLYLAVRGFVQKPLSALVKDVNSLSHGDYTKAIAGQERSDETGEVAKALEGFRHQLADTKRLEGEARHEREQAERERGRSETERAESSALQRDIVARLGKGLSHLSSGDLAFRITDEFPGEYAQLKRDFNATMESLEETIRTVNHSVVNIGNGTSEISSAANDLSHRTEQQAASLEETAAALDELTSQVNASAENAKVAAKSVEAASSDAGQSGEVVQKAIAAMKGIEQSSHEVSRIIGVIDEIAFQTNLLALNAGVEAARAGEAGKGFAVVAQEVRELAQRSANAAKEIKTLINTSAGQVREGVDLVGKAGGALEKIAEQVVQINGLIRQISSSASEQAVGLKEINSAVNQMDQVTQQNAAMVEETTAAGMALNEEARTLNALVARFRVAQATTSAQPSSSEMLRGTAERMRAAERPTPAPVREARPAPAAAPARSSYSASTQRVLTQTSGANALAQDNWEEF; encoded by the coding sequence ATGTTCAAGTTCCAAGCCAAATCGCTGGCGACCAAACTGATCGCGGTGACAGGCGGCACGATTGCACTTGTCCTGCTCGCCTCGAATTTCGTTCTCATCTCCCAGACCCAGGACCGTGTGGAAACGCTGGTCCTCGAACAGGCAAATGGCGAAGCCCGCGCGATCGCCTCCGACATCGCAGGCGACGTGGGCGAGCTTGCAAGCGCTGCCCGCTCGATGGCCGGCGTCATCGGCCGGGCACATGCCGAAAAGTCGATGGAACGCACCGGGGTGATCAATGTTCTGAGGGCGAACCTGGAGCAGAACCCCTTCGCCTTCGGCAGTTGGTTCGCCGAAGAGCCCAAAGCCTTCGACGGCCGCCAGGAAGATGTGGTCAACAACAAGGAACTGGGCGGCAACGACCTCGGCATCTTCACGCCCTATTGGTCGAAGACCCGCAACAACGAGATCCAGTACTCCACCTTCAAGGCCGATTATCCGGCCGAGTGGTATGCGCTTGCGGCCAAGAGCGGCAAGGGTGCGATCACCCAGCCCTATACGGCTGAAGGTACCGATGTTCCGACCGCGATGAGCTCGATCGCCTACCCCGTCATGTCCGGCGGCAAGCTGATCGGCGTCTCCGGCGTCGACATCTCGCTCGCCTCGCTGGCCGAGGGCCTTGCGAAGCTGAAGCCGTTCGACACCGGCCGCGTCTACCTGTTGTCGCAGAGCGGCAAGTGGCTGGTCGCGCCGATCCCGGAATTGCTGCTCAAGGACTATGACGGCGAAGGCAACGACATCGTCAAGAACGCGCTTGCTTCCAGCAAGCCGGGTGTCATTTCCAACCTTTCCTACGACGGCAACGAACCCTTCGATCGCCTCGTCTATCCGTTCGCGCTTTCGGGCGTGAACACGAGCTGGGTTGTGCTTGTCGACGTACCGCGCTCGGCGATCAATGCGCCGGTCAAGGACCAGACCTACATGATGATCGTCGGCGGCCTCGTCGTACTCGGCGCCGTGCTGCTCGGTCTCTACCTCGCCGTGCGCGGCTTCGTTCAGAAGCCGCTTTCCGCCCTCGTCAAGGACGTGAACAGCCTCAGCCATGGCGACTACACCAAGGCGATCGCAGGGCAAGAGCGCTCCGACGAAACCGGCGAAGTCGCCAAGGCGCTGGAAGGCTTCCGCCACCAGCTTGCCGACACCAAGCGTCTTGAAGGCGAAGCCCGCCATGAGCGCGAACAGGCCGAGCGCGAACGCGGCCGGTCGGAAACCGAGCGCGCCGAGAGCAGCGCCTTGCAGCGCGACATCGTCGCCCGCCTCGGCAAAGGCCTGTCGCATCTCTCGTCAGGCGATCTCGCCTTCCGCATCACGGACGAGTTCCCGGGCGAATATGCCCAGCTCAAGCGCGACTTCAACGCGACGATGGAAAGCCTCGAAGAGACGATCCGCACCGTCAACCATTCGGTCGTCAACATCGGCAACGGCACGAGCGAAATCAGCAGCGCCGCCAACGACCTGTCGCACCGCACCGAACAGCAGGCAGCAAGCCTGGAAGAGACCGCAGCAGCGCTCGACGAGCTGACATCACAGGTCAACGCCAGCGCCGAAAACGCCAAGGTCGCCGCGAAATCTGTGGAGGCGGCCAGCAGCGATGCCGGACAGTCGGGCGAAGTGGTGCAGAAGGCGATTGCCGCGATGAAGGGCATCGAGCAGTCGTCGCACGAGGTCAGCCGCATCATCGGCGTCATCGACGAAATCGCCTTCCAGACCAACCTGCTGGCACTGAATGCCGGCGTCGAAGCGGCCCGCGCAGGCGAAGCCGGCAAGGGTTTTGCCGTGGTCGCCCAGGAAGTCCGCGAGCTTGCCCAACGCTCCGCCAATGCCGCCAAGGAGATCAAGACGCTGATCAACACCTCGGCCGGCCAGGTGCGCGAAGGCGTCGACCTCGTCGGCAAGGCTGGCGGCGCGCTCGAGAAGATCGCCGAGCAGGTCGTTCAGATCAACGGCCTCATCCGCCAGATCTCGAGCTCGGCCTCAGAGCAGGCCGTCGGCCTCAAGGAGATCAACTCGGCCGTCAACCAGATGGACCAGGTGACCCAGCAGAACGCCGCCATGGTCGAAGAGACGACAGCCGCCGGCATGGCGCTCAACGAAGAGGCCCGGACGCTCAATGCGCTGGTCGCCCGTTTCCGCGTCGCCCAGGCTACAACGTCGGCCCAGCCTTCCTCGTCGGAGATGCTGCGCGGCACCGCCGAACGCATGCGGGCGGCAGAACGCCCGACGCCGGCACCGGTCCGCGAGGCGCGGCCAGCTCCGGCGGCAGCCCCGGCACGAAGCAGCTACTCGGCCTCGACGCAGCGGGTGCTCACCCAGACCTCGGGCGCCAATGCGCTTGCCCAGGACAATTGGGAAGAGTTCTGA
- a CDS encoding ribokinase, protein MITVFGSINMDLIATTARLPKPGETVAGTGFSTAAGGKGANQALAARRAGATVQMAGAVGADSFAEGALELLKGAGTDLSLTKTVNEPTGTAHILVGGDGENVIVVVASANATVNEADAVKAVDGMTPGDTLMLQLEIPAASVEKALTEAKQKGVRSVINIAPLTPDAARLGRMADIVIANETEFELLAGKSGISSAEREDAMKALHAETGQTVIVTLGAEGVVAVHEGQIQRAKGLKIEPVDTVGAGDTFCGYLAASLDAGIAFADALRRAAVAGSLACLKSGAQPSIPLSSEVASRI, encoded by the coding sequence ATGATTACTGTTTTTGGGTCCATCAACATGGACCTGATCGCCACGACCGCACGCCTTCCGAAGCCGGGCGAGACCGTTGCCGGAACGGGCTTTTCGACCGCCGCGGGCGGCAAGGGCGCAAACCAGGCGCTAGCCGCACGGCGTGCCGGCGCGACGGTGCAGATGGCGGGTGCCGTCGGCGCCGACAGCTTCGCCGAAGGTGCGCTGGAACTGCTGAAGGGTGCTGGCACCGACCTGTCGCTGACCAAGACGGTGAATGAGCCGACCGGCACCGCGCATATCCTGGTCGGCGGTGACGGCGAGAATGTCATCGTCGTCGTCGCCAGTGCCAATGCAACCGTCAATGAGGCCGATGCGGTGAAGGCGGTCGATGGGATGACGCCCGGCGACACGCTGATGCTGCAACTCGAAATTCCGGCCGCGTCCGTCGAAAAAGCGCTGACTGAGGCCAAACAAAAGGGCGTGCGTTCGGTCATCAACATCGCGCCGCTGACCCCGGATGCGGCCCGCCTTGGACGCATGGCCGACATCGTCATTGCCAATGAAACCGAATTCGAGCTGCTTGCCGGCAAGAGCGGCATCAGCAGCGCTGAGCGGGAAGATGCGATGAAGGCGCTTCACGCCGAGACCGGCCAAACGGTCATCGTCACGCTCGGCGCCGAAGGCGTCGTGGCCGTGCATGAAGGCCAGATCCAGCGTGCCAAGGGCCTGAAGATCGAGCCGGTCGACACCGTCGGCGCCGGCGACACCTTCTGCGGCTATCTTGCCGCCAGCCTCGACGCTGGCATTGCCTTTGCCGACGCGCTGCGCCGCGCGGCCGTCGCCGGCTCACTCGCCTGCCTGAAGAGTGGTGCCCAGCCCTCGATCCCGCTTTCCTCGGAAGTGGCGTCGCGTATCTAG
- a CDS encoding DNA recombination protein RmuC, whose translation MEPAPLPFAQPLFFVGTLPITLGHLAIAAGLVVVVAVLMAFSRRRDTRDEERQEQMAMLLAAQTEMQGRVAAMAEVFGARQAELNQTLGQRIDGMTHRLGASITEQTKATHENLRRLQERLAVIDTAQNNIQSLAKDMAGLQAILSNKQTRGAFGQSRMEAIIADGLPIGAFEFQTTLSNGARPDCTIRMPNGQPPLVIDAKFPLEAWNAMRDAETPERRQQIAQLFRRDMETHVRDIASKYLIAGETQDTAFLFVPSESIFADIHEHFEAIVQKAHRQRIVIVSPSLLLLSIQVIQAILKDARMREQAHLIQGEVGRLMEDLSRLDERVRKLQGHFAMSQKDVEDILVSSSKLSRRGAKIEALELQAEGGTREASDPRAAVDNRVGQLRLRVVDED comes from the coding sequence ATGGAACCTGCGCCCCTTCCCTTCGCCCAGCCGCTGTTTTTCGTCGGCACATTGCCGATCACTCTGGGCCATCTTGCAATTGCCGCCGGCCTTGTGGTCGTCGTTGCTGTCCTGATGGCGTTTTCGCGGCGGCGGGATACCCGTGACGAGGAACGGCAGGAACAGATGGCGATGCTGCTTGCCGCCCAGACGGAGATGCAAGGGCGGGTCGCCGCCATGGCCGAGGTTTTCGGCGCACGACAGGCGGAGCTTAACCAGACGCTCGGTCAGCGCATCGACGGCATGACCCATAGGCTCGGTGCCTCGATCACCGAGCAGACCAAGGCGACGCACGAGAACCTCAGACGGCTGCAGGAGCGGCTGGCTGTCATCGACACCGCCCAGAACAACATCCAGTCGCTCGCCAAGGACATGGCCGGGCTGCAGGCGATCCTTTCCAACAAGCAGACGCGCGGTGCGTTTGGCCAGTCACGCATGGAGGCGATCATCGCCGACGGGCTGCCGATCGGCGCCTTCGAATTCCAGACGACGCTTTCGAACGGCGCGCGGCCCGACTGCACCATCCGCATGCCGAACGGCCAGCCGCCGCTGGTCATCGACGCCAAGTTTCCGCTCGAAGCCTGGAACGCGATGCGCGACGCGGAGACCCCTGAGCGTCGGCAGCAGATCGCGCAACTCTTCCGCCGCGATATGGAGACACATGTTCGCGACATCGCCAGCAAGTACCTAATTGCGGGCGAGACGCAGGATACCGCCTTCCTCTTCGTCCCCTCGGAATCAATCTTCGCCGACATCCACGAGCATTTCGAGGCGATCGTACAGAAAGCGCATCGCCAGCGGATCGTCATCGTCTCGCCCTCCTTGCTCTTGCTGTCGATCCAGGTGATCCAGGCGATCCTCAAGGATGCCCGCATGCGTGAACAGGCGCATCTGATCCAGGGCGAAGTCGGAAGGCTGATGGAGGACCTCAGCCGCCTTGACGAACGCGTGCGCAAGCTTCAGGGCCACTTCGCCATGAGCCAGAAGGACGTCGAGGACATTCTTGTCTCCTCCAGCAAGCTCTCCCGGCGCGGCGCCAAGATCGAGGCACTCGAACTCCAGGCCGAGGGGGGCACGCGAGAGGCAAGCGACCCGCGTGCCGCCGTCGACAATCGCGTCGGGCAATTGCGCCTGCGGGTGGTTGACGAGGACTGA
- the def gene encoding peptide deformylase has product MTIKPLIILPDPVLRQVSSPIETIDADVRRLADDMLETMYDAPGIGLAAIQIGVARRMLVLDVSKEGDEKTPLVFINPEIVASSDARSVYEEGCLSIPDFYAEVERPASITVKHLDRDGKQQVIEADGLLATCLQHEIDHLNGVLFIDHISKLKRDMVIRKFTKAAKTRGAKAI; this is encoded by the coding sequence ATGACGATCAAGCCGCTTATCATCCTTCCCGATCCTGTGCTTCGCCAGGTTTCCTCGCCGATCGAGACCATCGACGCGGACGTCCGCCGTCTGGCCGACGACATGCTCGAAACCATGTACGATGCCCCCGGCATCGGCCTTGCCGCCATTCAGATCGGCGTTGCCCGGCGCATGCTGGTGCTCGACGTGTCGAAGGAAGGCGACGAGAAGACCCCGCTCGTCTTCATCAATCCCGAGATCGTCGCTTCGTCCGATGCCCGCTCGGTCTACGAGGAAGGCTGCCTGTCGATCCCCGATTTTTACGCCGAGGTTGAACGCCCCGCGTCGATCACCGTCAAGCATCTCGACCGGGACGGCAAGCAACAGGTGATCGAGGCCGACGGTCTGCTTGCCACCTGCCTGCAGCATGAGATCGACCACTTGAACGGAGTGCTGTTCATCGATCACATCTCCAAGCTCAAGCGCGACATGGTGATCCGCAAGTTCACCAAGGCCGCCAAGACGCGCGGCGCGAAGGCGATCTGA
- the fmt gene encoding methionyl-tRNA formyltransferase, with protein MSLRIIFMGTPEFSVPTLAALAEAGHQIVAVYTQPPRPGGRRGLDLQKSPVHQAAELLGIPVLTPVNFKDEADRQTFRDFDADVAVVVAYGLLLPEAILTGTKLGCYNGHASLLPRWRGAAPIQRAIMAGDHETGMMVMKMDKGLDTGPVALTKAVEIGETMTGGELHDRLMQIGATLMKEAMAKLEAGDLSLTAQPEEGVVYAAKISKTETRIDFARSAREVHDHIRGLSPFPGAWFELEIAGKPERIKVLNSELASGSGTPGTVLDDNLAIACSDGAVHLTRLQRAGGKALGAADFLRGTPVAAGTRIG; from the coding sequence TTGTCGCTTCGCATCATCTTCATGGGCACGCCGGAATTTTCGGTGCCGACACTCGCAGCGCTTGCCGAAGCCGGCCATCAGATTGTCGCCGTCTATACGCAGCCCCCGCGACCAGGCGGCCGTCGTGGGCTCGACCTGCAGAAGTCGCCGGTGCATCAGGCGGCCGAGTTGCTCGGCATTCCCGTGCTGACGCCGGTCAACTTCAAGGACGAGGCGGATCGCCAGACCTTCCGCGATTTCGATGCCGATGTTGCCGTCGTCGTCGCCTATGGTCTGCTGCTGCCCGAAGCGATCCTCACCGGCACCAAGCTCGGCTGCTATAACGGCCACGCCTCACTCCTGCCGCGCTGGCGCGGTGCTGCCCCCATCCAGCGCGCGATCATGGCCGGGGATCACGAGACCGGCATGATGGTGATGAAGATGGACAAGGGGCTGGACACCGGCCCCGTTGCACTGACCAAGGCTGTTGAGATCGGCGAGACCATGACCGGCGGCGAGCTGCACGACCGGCTGATGCAGATTGGCGCCACACTGATGAAGGAAGCGATGGCCAAGCTCGAAGCCGGCGACCTGTCGTTGACGGCGCAGCCGGAAGAGGGCGTTGTCTACGCGGCGAAGATCAGCAAGACGGAAACCCGCATCGATTTCGCCCGTTCTGCCCGCGAGGTCCATGACCATATCCGCGGCCTGTCGCCATTCCCGGGCGCCTGGTTCGAACTCGAAATCGCCGGCAAGCCGGAACGCATCAAGGTTCTCAATTCCGAACTCGCCTCGGGCTCCGGCACGCCCGGCACGGTGCTCGACGACAATCTCGCGATTGCCTGCAGCGACGGTGCCGTGCACCTCACGCGCCTGCAGCGCGCCGGCGGCAAGGCGCTTGGTGCCGCCGATTTCCTGCGTGGAACGCCGGTTGCTGCCGGCACGAGGATCGGCTGA
- the truA gene encoding tRNA pseudouridine(38-40) synthase TruA, with translation MPRFKLTVEYDGSDYVGWQRQDNGQSVQGAIEKAILSLTGETVSIRGAGRTDSGVHASGQVMHADLTRPWKPYTLRNALNAHLGLAGERVAILEAEEVSQEFDARFSALRRHYLYRIISRPAPLALEARRAWWVPKPLDHEAMHEGAQRLVGHHDFTTFRSAHCQATSPVRTLDRLDVALVAGVIEIRATAQSFLHNQIRSFAGSLKLVGESKWTPDDLQAALEARDRKACGPVAPPDGLYFLQVDY, from the coding sequence ATGCCACGGTTCAAACTGACCGTCGAATATGACGGCTCGGATTATGTCGGCTGGCAACGGCAGGACAACGGCCAGTCGGTGCAGGGCGCCATCGAAAAGGCGATCCTGTCCCTGACCGGCGAGACCGTTTCGATCCGCGGCGCCGGCCGAACGGACTCGGGCGTGCACGCCAGCGGCCAGGTCATGCATGCCGATCTCACCCGTCCGTGGAAGCCCTATACGCTGCGCAACGCGCTGAACGCGCATCTGGGTCTTGCGGGCGAGCGTGTGGCGATCCTCGAGGCCGAGGAAGTGTCGCAGGAATTCGACGCGCGCTTCTCGGCTCTTCGCCGGCACTATCTCTATCGCATCATTTCACGGCCTGCGCCGTTGGCGCTCGAAGCCAGGCGTGCCTGGTGGGTGCCGAAGCCGCTCGACCATGAGGCTATGCACGAAGGCGCGCAACGGCTCGTCGGCCATCACGATTTTACCACCTTCCGTTCCGCCCATTGCCAGGCAACGAGCCCGGTGCGTACGCTTGATCGGCTGGACGTTGCCCTTGTTGCCGGCGTCATCGAAATCCGCGCGACGGCGCAGAGCTTCCTGCACAACCAGATCCGCTCCTTCGCCGGCTCGCTGAAGCTGGTGGGCGAGAGCAAGTGGACACCCGACGACCTGCAGGCCGCACTCGAAGCGCGCGACCGCAAGGCCTGCGGACCTGTCGCGCCGCCCGATGGGCTCTACTTCCTGCAAGTGGATTATTGA
- the dapE gene encoding succinyl-diaminopimelate desuccinylase, which yields MTPTDPIANLATLIRCPSVTPAEGGALSALETMLKPLGFAVDRVMAKDVGTPDIENLYARLGSEGPHLMFAGHTDVVPVGDEAAWSHGPFSADIANGEMYGRGAVDMKGGIACFVAAIARHIEKHGLPKGSVSFLITGDEEGPAINGTTKLLQWAADKGERWDACLVGEPTNPDQLGDMIKIGRRGSLSGRITVNGVQGHAAYPHLADSPVRGILQLTQALMDPPFDNGTESFQPSNLEVTTIDVGNSAVNVIPAKATAAFNIRFNDTWTAESLMAEIIARLDRAAASGSLRPDRTPVRYEVTWAERPSHVFLTRNNALISSLSGAVEAVTGRQPKLSTTGGTSDARFIKDYCPVVEFGLVGQTMHMVDERVAVADLETLTNIYETFISSWFGHAAA from the coding sequence ATGACCCCCACCGATCCGATCGCAAACCTCGCCACTCTCATCCGTTGCCCCTCGGTCACCCCGGCAGAAGGCGGCGCGCTTTCCGCGCTCGAAACCATGCTGAAGCCACTCGGCTTTGCGGTCGATCGCGTGATGGCGAAGGACGTCGGAACGCCCGATATCGAAAACCTCTACGCACGGCTCGGAAGCGAAGGCCCGCATCTGATGTTCGCCGGTCACACCGATGTCGTTCCCGTCGGCGACGAAGCCGCCTGGAGCCACGGACCGTTCTCGGCCGACATCGCCAATGGCGAGATGTATGGCCGCGGCGCGGTCGACATGAAGGGTGGCATCGCCTGTTTCGTCGCGGCGATCGCTCGCCACATCGAAAAGCATGGGCTCCCGAAGGGCTCGGTATCCTTTCTCATCACCGGCGACGAAGAGGGCCCGGCGATCAACGGCACCACCAAGCTGTTGCAATGGGCAGCCGACAAGGGTGAGCGCTGGGATGCCTGCCTCGTCGGCGAACCGACCAATCCCGACCAGCTCGGCGACATGATCAAGATCGGCCGGCGGGGCTCGCTGTCCGGCCGCATCACCGTCAACGGCGTTCAGGGGCATGCTGCCTACCCGCATCTTGCCGACAGCCCGGTGCGCGGCATCCTGCAACTGACGCAGGCGCTGATGGACCCGCCTTTCGACAACGGCACCGAAAGCTTCCAGCCGTCGAACCTCGAAGTGACGACGATCGACGTCGGCAACAGCGCCGTCAACGTCATCCCGGCCAAGGCGACTGCGGCCTTCAACATCCGCTTCAACGACACCTGGACGGCCGAAAGCCTGATGGCCGAGATCATCGCCCGGCTCGACCGTGCGGCAGCGAGCGGCAGCCTCCGGCCCGACCGTACACCCGTTCGCTACGAGGTCACCTGGGCCGAACGCCCGAGCCACGTGTTCCTGACACGCAACAACGCGCTGATCTCATCGCTCTCGGGCGCGGTCGAGGCGGTCACCGGGCGCCAGCCAAAGCTGTCGACGACCGGCGGCACTTCGGATGCGCGCTTCATCAAGGACTATTGCCCCGTGGTCGAGTTTGGCCTCGTCGGCCAGACCATGCATATGGTCGACGAACGCGTTGCCGTCGCCGACCTCGAGACGCTGACCAACATCTACGAGACCTTCATCTCAAGCTGGTTCGGTCATGCCGCTGCTTGA